One stretch of Bradyrhizobium canariense DNA includes these proteins:
- a CDS encoding methylated-DNA--[protein]-cysteine S-methyltransferase produces MMTLAINDHRLTKPGPQNAALRDYDSVRRAIAFISEHWRAQPSIEAMADAASVTPDELHHLFRRWAGLTPKDFMQALTLDHAKGLLRDSASVLDAALDSGLSGPGRLHDLFVTHEAMSPGEWKNGGAGMALRYGFHPSPFGTAIVIASGRGLAGLAFADPGSEQTAFADMKRRWPNASYVEDHDGTAGLAQRIFDTKLWRADQPLRVVLIGTDFEVRVWETLLKIPMGRAVCYSDIATKIKNPKASRAVGAAIGRNPVSFVVPCHRALGKGGALTGYHWGITRKQAMLGWEAGQLGMH; encoded by the coding sequence ATGATGACACTCGCCATAAATGACCATCGCCTGACCAAACCCGGCCCGCAGAACGCGGCGCTTCGCGACTATGACTCGGTGCGGCGGGCGATCGCCTTTATCTCGGAGCATTGGCGCGCGCAGCCGAGCATCGAAGCGATGGCGGATGCGGCCAGCGTGACACCAGATGAACTGCACCATTTGTTTCGGCGCTGGGCCGGCTTGACGCCAAAAGACTTCATGCAGGCGCTGACACTCGATCACGCCAAGGGGCTGCTGCGCGACTCCGCCAGCGTGCTCGATGCCGCACTCGATTCCGGGCTTTCAGGCCCGGGCCGGCTGCATGACCTGTTCGTCACCCATGAGGCGATGTCACCGGGCGAATGGAAGAATGGCGGCGCCGGCATGGCACTGCGCTACGGATTTCACCCCTCCCCGTTCGGCACTGCGATCGTGATCGCCAGCGGCCGTGGCTTGGCCGGCCTTGCCTTCGCAGATCCCGGCAGCGAGCAGACCGCATTCGCCGACATGAAGCGCCGCTGGCCCAACGCGAGCTATGTCGAAGACCATGATGGCACGGCGGGACTGGCACAGCGCATCTTCGACACGAAATTGTGGCGCGCCGACCAGCCATTGCGCGTGGTCCTGATCGGCACCGATTTCGAGGTCCGGGTATGGGAGACGCTGCTGAAAATCCCGATGGGCCGCGCGGTCTGCTATTCCGATATCGCGACCAAGATCAAAAATCCCAAGGCCTCACGCGCGGTCGGCGCCGCGATCGGAAGAAACCCGGTATCGTTCGTGGTGCCGTGTCACCGTGCACTCGGCAAAGGCGGCGCGTTGACCGGCTATCACTGGGGCATCACCCGCAAGCAGGCGATGCTGGGCTGGGAAGCGGGACAGTTGGGGATGCACTAA